A region of the Gambusia affinis linkage group LG11, SWU_Gaff_1.0, whole genome shotgun sequence genome:
aataacaactcaGACAAATTTGGCTACTCTACTTtagtggaaaagaaaactgaatgcatccaaccatccaaccaaataAAGAGACAAATTTTAGGAAGCCTTTCTGTGGCATTAATCTGCCCAATTATTTTCTAATATGGTGAAATGTTATATTTGCAGGGCATAAATTACATGTTAAAGGATCAGGCAGGTTGAACAAGAATGTATGCAAAGTGGCATATGATTGGATACCTTAGTCAAGAAAATATTGATACAACATGTAGCACAACTCAATGAAAAGTGGGAATATGAGAGTTTCAGGGActtacaacatttttctttggatCAGAAATACTTCTGAAACTTACCGCTGAGATAGCAGAtgtgaaatattgaaaacattcaggttttGGTCTTAAATAAAGCTGCTCTACAATTTTCTTAGTCATATTGCTATAATGCCTGACATGTTTTAGTGTTTAGTTATAAAACAGTTATAATTGAAGTATGTTTTTATACCATTAAGCAAAATGGGTGATGCTTTTATATGAGcgtattttaaatgcattgtttcttttgtcaaaGATCGATAGTTGTATTCATAACAAGATGAATACAAATGGACATTTGACAgcttctgtgtttatttttaatttctttctggGTTTTCTCACAATGTAGGGCAGATGCTCAAGAGAAAACTGCAAGTATCTCCATCCTCCTTCTCATCTGAAAACCCAGTTGGAGATAAATGGGCGCAACAACCTTATCCAGCAGAagacagctgctgctgtgcttGCTCAGCAGATGCAGCTGATGATCCCCGGACCAAGTCTGCAACCTGTGGTAAGATCCTTGGGATGACTCAGCAACaacttacttttattttgtgactAAAATGTAACACAGGTCCTCTCCCCTCATTGTCAACATCTTCTGCTCCACAGGGACTTGGCACTAATACCAGCCTTGGTTATGGGTCATATATCACCCCTTTGAACCATGGAATGAGTTTCATTCCCTCAGACATCCTCTCCAGCACCCCAGTTCTTGTCCCTGGCAGCTCAGCTGTCACGGTCCagtgttcctcctcctcctcttcctcatcttcttcttctccatcaCAGAAGCTGCCGCGTGCAGACAAATTAGAGGTATTAAAAGCTCCAGgaagtttaatttaatataaaaacacatcaatgCTATTGGGGCTCATAATGGGCTGCAGCTAAACTCCTTTCTGTATCTTAATAACTTCTTTCAGGTGTGCCGGGAGTTTCAGCGAGGTAACTGCTCGAGAGGGGAGACAGATTGCCGCTTTGCTCATCCCACTGACAGCCCAATGATTGACAGCACCGATAATACAGTCACTGTTTGCATGGACTACATCAAGAGCCGCTGCTCCAGGGAGAAGTGCAAGTATTTTCACCCGCCTGCACACTTGCAGGCCAAAATCAAATCCAGTCAACAACAAGTCAGTCAGACCGGGGTGGCAGGCCAGGCCACAGCTGCAGCCATGGTAAGACAGAGTCTTATGCTCCTTGTGACTCTTAACTAATTAAGTTCATCAGTTGCCTCCACACTGTGACAGCATATAGGCTGTGTCTCAGCCAGCAAGACCCGGTAGTTCAAgcagagaaaatctgaattgaAAATCTCTTTGCAATTGATATATGAATCTCCTGCTATATAGTGCCATAAAACATGACCGTTATACACTGCATCATTCTTAACATCTTCCAATATGCCATCAGACAGCCTCATTTGCACGATTTACACAGTATGCTCTATTGCATTCTGTTAACTGAGAAATATGTCCGCATATAAagcaagacaaaaagaaatttgttacatatgcttaaataaaagaacagccaatatttacatataaaacaaatcaaatgtaagcaaaaagctttgaaaaacctaaaatgtaattatatatatatatatatatatatatatatatatatatatatatatatatatatatagtattcAGTATTCACTAAAGAGATAATGATTTGCATATGCACATCACAGTAGTCAAAAGTACTCTTTGTTATATTCATATGGGACCAGTTAGGTCAAATTGTTTACGcagtttaaattttgttttcagtagaTGTTTGTTGAATGCTGATCTGTAGCATCTGAAAAAGTATccactgctaaaaaaaataaataaaaaaataacatgttgcATGTTACTAAAAttagtctgtttaaaaaaaacgtcaaaaacatacaacatacttgaatagaaaaattttattttgactgagatcattgttttgtgtttctgctggtgTATCTTATTGGTAGAATTGATGAAAAACTCACCAGCTAAATATGCATCATCTTTCAAAAGCAATAACActcattaaactttttcacattttagtcTGTTATCTTCtaacttcaaagtattttatcatttttatgtgATAGGCCAACCAAACgtgtaataaaattataaactgGGAATAAAAAGATAGATTTTCAAAAAATCCATTTGCGTTTTTATCTATAGTCACGATTTGCTGTCTTTAAAATGTGGACTTTGTTGCCATTTCATTATGTTAATCTTTCCTGATCTCTCTGAATTTCTTCTACTCCCCATAAGCCaaagaaagttttaatattgtttCATGAGCTACAAAAACATCAAGTTGTAAAGAAACCTTATAGTGAAGAAATGATTGTTTCTgtcatgcaaaagaaaatagtgttttctttttacattggtgaataaaaaaaaatcacatagcAGTGTTTCCTAGGCCTAAAGAATCACTTTTGTTGCAGAAGATACCGTGGAACCATGATTGGATATAATAACAGCTTTCCAGTATAATAACAGCTACTTTGTTTTCCATCACAATGCTAAATTTAGAGCGTGTGTATTTCTTCTTAGCCATCTGCAAAGGCTTAGTCAGTACAGTCATGTAGTGTAGGGTGGATCCTAACAGTAAACAGACTTCTCTTAAATCCCAGTTTTTTATGTAAGCAACTTGTCTAATTGATTTTccttaaaggtaaaaaaaaatcatacaaaactaataaaaaaataaagaactctGT
Encoded here:
- the LOC122839647 gene encoding muscleblind-like protein 2a isoform X4 codes for the protein MALNMSSVRDTKWLTLEVCRQFQRGNCSRSDEECKFAHPSKSCQVENGRVIACFDSLKGRCSRENCKYLHPPSHLKTQLEINGRNNLIQQKTAAAVLAQQMQLMIPGPSLQPVGLGTNTSLGYGSYITPLNHGMSFIPSDILSSTPVLVPGSSAVTVQCSSSSSSSSSSSPSQKLPRADKLEVCREFQRGNCSRGETDCRFAHPTDSPMIDSTDNTVTVCMDYIKSRCSREKCKYFHPPAHLQAKIKSSQQQVSQTGVAGQATAAAMAFSPSILQPLPKRPALEKSSWASSLLSPSLLHYQQALANSQLHQATAAFYPAGSVLCMTPANNIDHPQVTIRNRRQCHFAAVKGPLQPPYKQSASITHSIQQPAC
- the LOC122839647 gene encoding muscleblind-like protein 2a isoform X2, encoding MALNMSSVRDTKWLTLEVCRQFQRGNCSRSDEECKFAHPSKSCQVENGRVIACFDSLKGRCSRENCKYLHPPSHLKTQLEINGRNNLIQQKTAAAVLAQQMQLMIPGPSLQPVGLGTNTSLGYGSYITPLNHGMSFIPSDILSSTPVLVPGSSAVTVQCSSSSSSSSSSSPSQKLPRADKLEVCREFQRGNCSRGETDCRFAHPTDSPMIDSTDNTVTVCMDYIKSRCSREKCKYFHPPAHLQAKIKSSQQQVSQTGVAGQATAAAMTQSTAKAMKRPLEAAVDLAFSPSILQPLPKRPALEKSSWASSLLSPSLLHYQQALANSQLHQATAAFYPAGSVLCMTPANNIVPMMYSATPATVSAAATPATSVPYAATAPANQIILK
- the LOC122839647 gene encoding muscleblind-like protein 2 isoform X3, yielding MALNMSSVRDTKWLTLEVCRQFQRGNCSRSDEECKFAHPSKSCQVENGRVIACFDSLKGRCSRENCKYLHPPSHLKTQLEINGRNNLIQQKTAAAVLAQQMQLMIPGPSLQPVGLGTNTSLGYGSYITPLNHGMSFIPSDILSSTPVLVPGSSAVTVQCSSSSSSSSSSSPSQKLPRADKLEVCREFQRGNCSRGETDCRFAHPTDSPMIDSTDNTVTVCMDYIKSRCSREKCKYFHPPAHLQAKIKSSQQQVSQTGVAGQATAAAMTQSTAKAMKRPLEAAVDLAFSPSILQPLPKRPALEKSSWASSLLSPSLLHYQQALANSQLHQATAAFYPAVPMMYSATPATVSAAATPATSVPYAATAPANQIILK
- the LOC122839647 gene encoding muscleblind-like protein 2a isoform X5, whose product is MALNMSSVRDTKWLTLEVCRQFQRGNCSRSDEECKFAHPSKSCQVENGRVIACFDSLKGRCSRENCKYLHPPSHLKTQLEINGRNNLIQQKTAAAVLAQQMQLMIPGPSLQPVGLGTNTSLGYGSYITPLNHGMSFIPSDILSSTPVLVPGSSAVTVQCSSSSSSSSSSSPSQKLPRADKLEVCREFQRGNCSRGETDCRFAHPTDSPMIDSTDNTVTVCMDYIKSRCSREKCKYFHPPAHLQAKIKSSQQQVSQTGVAGQATAAAMAFSPSILQPLPKRPALEKSSWASSLLSPSLLHYQQALANSQLHQATAAFYPAGSVLCMTPANNIVPMMYSATPATVSAAATPATSVPYAATAPANQIILK
- the LOC122839647 gene encoding muscleblind-like protein 2 isoform X6, whose amino-acid sequence is MALNMSSVRDTKWLTLEVCRQFQRGNCSRSDEECKFAHPSKSCQVENGRVIACFDSLKGRCSRENCKYLHPPSHLKTQLEINGRNNLIQQKTAAAVLAQQMQLMIPGPSLQPVGLGTNTSLGYGSYITPLNHGMSFIPSDILSSTPVLVPGSSAVTVQCSSSSSSSSSSSPSQKLPRADKLEVCREFQRGNCSRGETDCRFAHPTDSPMIDSTDNTVTVCMDYIKSRCSREKCKYFHPPAHLQAKIKSSQQQVSQTGVAGQATAAAMAFSPSILQPLPKRPALEKSSWASSLLSPSLLHYQQALANSQLHQATAAFYPAVPMMYSATPATVSAAATPATSVPYAATAPANQIILK
- the LOC122839647 gene encoding muscleblind-like protein 2a isoform X1: MALNMSSVRDTKWLTLEVCRQFQRGNCSRSDEECKFAHPSKSCQVENGRVIACFDSLKGRCSRENCKYLHPPSHLKTQLEINGRNNLIQQKTAAAVLAQQMQLMIPGPSLQPVGLGTNTSLGYGSYITPLNHGMSFIPSDILSSTPVLVPGSSAVTVQCSSSSSSSSSSSPSQKLPRADKLEVCREFQRGNCSRGETDCRFAHPTDSPMIDSTDNTVTVCMDYIKSRCSREKCKYFHPPAHLQAKIKSSQQQVSQTGVAGQATAAAMTQSTAKAMKRPLEAAVDLAFSPSILQPLPKRPALEKSSWASSLLSPSLLHYQQALANSQLHQATAAFYPAGSVLCMTPANNIDHPQVTIRNRRQCHFAAVKGPLQPPYKQSASITHSIQQPAC